The Cronobacter sakazakii genome has a window encoding:
- a CDS encoding DUF6883 domain-containing protein, whose translation MFRLYRSHDLTRQLDPEDFQYILTPAGSLREACIHYDLSYEANGHSLSFGLPKEKYSVSLHQRPYERRHRSYADPIYDEVEHELQIGWLVGVDTSRLWSSDRNPFYIDDKGDLIFTPTASSWHAWYKDEIMSAYRHVIAARQGRKPAPTQRMHYDYYGSTTAPSGKTLNSKAVGRLLAAGGVYNGNIEGFHKTAQQLGGNAPAGYDQIMNNKGLIIAGASVAAGLTMGRLNPLSEIDEISSLSKIPAFESPYEKGFTSESGTLVNAEHAVIDPKKLATYALDSTHPTGGHKARVFESALGYNPTNADVLAARIQEGVLSAPAKVLQANNYGQTMAVDMPILGVNGETAIVRTGWMYETDALVPRLTTIFVK comes from the coding sequence ATGTTTCGACTTTACCGGTCTCATGATTTAACACGGCAGTTAGACCCTGAAGATTTTCAATACATTCTCACGCCAGCAGGCTCGCTGAGAGAGGCGTGTATACATTACGACCTGTCTTATGAAGCGAACGGTCACAGCCTCTCTTTTGGTCTCCCCAAAGAAAAATACAGCGTATCCCTACATCAACGACCCTATGAGCGAAGACATCGCAGCTACGCAGATCCCATCTATGATGAGGTCGAGCACGAGCTGCAAATTGGCTGGCTTGTTGGGGTGGATACCTCCAGGCTCTGGAGCAGCGACCGGAATCCGTTTTACATTGACGATAAAGGCGATCTGATTTTTACCCCTACAGCCTCATCCTGGCATGCATGGTATAAGGACGAAATCATGAGTGCCTACCGGCACGTTATTGCCGCTCGGCAAGGCAGGAAGCCTGCCCCCACTCAACGGATGCATTACGATTATTACGGGTCAACAACTGCACCATCGGGGAAAACGCTGAACAGTAAAGCTGTTGGCCGCTTGCTGGCCGCTGGCGGTGTATATAACGGCAACATTGAAGGGTTTCATAAAACCGCGCAGCAGTTGGGTGGGAATGCTCCCGCGGGTTACGATCAAATCATGAACAACAAAGGGTTAATCATTGCGGGAGCCTCCGTTGCAGCTGGATTGACAATGGGCAGGTTAAACCCTCTGAGCGAAATAGACGAAATATCGAGTCTCAGTAAAATACCCGCGTTTGAAAGCCCATATGAAAAGGGTTTTACATCTGAGAGCGGTACGTTAGTGAACGCTGAACATGCCGTTATCGATCCGAAAAAACTCGCGACTTATGCTTTAGATTCAACGCATCCTACAGGGGGTCACAAGGCCCGGGTATTTGAGTCAGCGCTGGGATACAACCCAACTAATGCGGATGTTTTAGCAGCAAGAATTCAGGAAGGCGTATTATCGGCCCCGGCAAAAGTGTTACAGGCAAATAATTATGGTCAAACAATGGCTGTTGATATGCCTATTTTAGGCGTCAACGGTGAAACAGCGATCGTGCGTACAGGCTGGATGTATGAAACAGACGCGCTAGTTCCTCGCCTGACAACCATATTCGTTAAATGA
- a CDS encoding YrhA family protein has translation MKRAELDIVVLGEDLPDEGLEKGTVGTIVMVFDTPTLGYLVEFCDKEGRTIAMPALLPAQIKRYFTPGILKTLLVDNNYPVANPVNPEVMADVMRKAPPAEWDTQKKKVYEDIQRLMINRPDYSDMFQIMDGLEYNGLTLYSMANIYIRNVETHNNESAIDSNLSDKVLIGRNEMFVFVYSFTDDRFEIRDKTSPDHVIATYAHFNELLSAIIDSLSE, from the coding sequence ATGAAAAGAGCCGAATTAGACATTGTGGTTTTAGGCGAGGATTTACCGGATGAAGGACTGGAAAAAGGGACTGTTGGTACGATTGTTATGGTTTTCGATACCCCGACACTGGGCTATCTTGTCGAGTTTTGCGACAAGGAAGGAAGAACAATAGCAATGCCTGCTTTGCTACCCGCTCAGATAAAGCGTTATTTCACTCCTGGCATCCTCAAAACACTGCTGGTTGACAATAATTATCCGGTAGCCAACCCAGTCAACCCGGAAGTAATGGCAGACGTGATGCGCAAAGCTCCTCCTGCTGAATGGGATACTCAGAAGAAAAAGGTATACGAGGATATTCAGCGCCTGATGATTAACCGGCCGGATTACTCTGATATGTTCCAAATCATGGATGGACTTGAGTACAACGGTTTGACGCTGTACAGCATGGCAAATATCTACATCCGTAACGTTGAAACACATAACAACGAGAGCGCTATCGATTCAAACCTTTCTGACAAGGTACTGATTGGTCGGAATGAAATGTTCGTATTTGTCTACAGTTTCACAGATGATCGTTTCGAGATCCGCGATAAAACATCACCGGATCATGTTATTGCGACATATGCTCATTTCAATGAATTGTTATCCGCAATAATTGATTCGTTAAGTGAATGA
- the rsmI gene encoding 16S rRNA (cytidine(1402)-2'-O)-methyltransferase produces the protein MKQNDSAQNSQGQLYIVPTPIGNLGDITQRALTVLQSVDLIAAEDTRHTGLLLQHFAISARLFALHDHNEQQKAETLIAKLREGQNIALVSDAGTPLINDPGYHLVRACREAGLRVVPLPGPCAAIAALSAAGLPSDRFCYEGFLPAKSKGRRDALKTLEQEPRTLIFYESTHRLLESLEDMVAVWGESRYVVLARELTKTWETIYGAPVGELLAWVKDDENRRKGEMVLIVEGHKAQEDALPPDALRTLALLQAELPLKKAAALAAEIHGVKKNALYKYALEQQG, from the coding sequence ATGAAACAAAACGATTCGGCGCAGAATTCTCAGGGCCAGCTCTACATCGTCCCGACGCCTATCGGCAATCTCGGCGACATCACGCAACGTGCCCTGACAGTATTGCAGTCCGTCGATCTTATCGCCGCTGAGGATACCCGTCATACCGGTCTGCTGCTGCAACATTTTGCTATCAGCGCCCGGCTTTTTGCGCTGCACGACCATAACGAACAGCAAAAAGCGGAAACCCTGATAGCCAAACTACGCGAAGGGCAGAACATCGCGCTGGTCTCCGACGCCGGTACGCCGCTGATTAACGACCCTGGCTATCACCTGGTGCGCGCCTGCCGCGAAGCCGGGCTGCGCGTAGTGCCGCTGCCGGGGCCGTGCGCCGCTATCGCTGCGCTTTCCGCCGCGGGTTTGCCCTCTGACCGTTTCTGCTATGAAGGTTTTTTACCGGCGAAATCCAAAGGCCGCCGCGACGCGCTGAAGACGCTGGAGCAGGAGCCGCGCACGCTGATTTTTTATGAGTCTACTCATCGTCTGCTGGAAAGCCTGGAAGATATGGTGGCCGTCTGGGGCGAATCCCGTTACGTAGTGCTGGCGCGCGAGCTGACCAAAACCTGGGAAACCATTTACGGCGCGCCGGTGGGCGAGCTGCTCGCCTGGGTGAAAGACGATGAAAACCGCCGTAAGGGCGAAATGGTGCTGATCGTCGAAGGGCATAAAGCGCAGGAAGACGCACTGCCGCCTGATGCGCTGCGCACGCTCGCGCTGCTGCAGGCCGAGCTGCCGCTCAAAAAAGCGGCGGCGCTGGCGGCGGAAATCCACGGCGTGAAGAAGAACGCGCTTTATAAATATGCGCTGGAACAGCAGGGCTGA
- a CDS encoding penicillin-binding protein activator: MVPSKFSGSKAARCLPVLLAALFFAGCGTQTADQSTAHMQGEAKADSGFYLHQMEQSRDDSKTNWQLLAIRALLGEGKRERAITLYGELPQNLTDAQRREASLLEAQIKLAQQDYQGAAALLDKINAADLNDEQKARYWQAKIDASQGRPSLELLRALIAQEPLLQGPSKQKNIDATWQALSQMSADQAKALVINADENTLQGWLDLQRVWLDNRNDPKMLQAGVKDWQTRYPQNPGAKMLPSQLANLQNYKPASADKIALLLPLNGQAAVFGRAIQQGFEAAKNAGTSPVAAQSSTPAPAPAQADNAAQPTDSTQPQPTDGVASPAAAPVDDLAPQPDATQNTQPAQQPVDAQPVATAPANPAAEIKVYDTSSQSIMQILAQAQQDGASLVVGPLLKESVDGVLKSGTPLNVLALNQPETVQNRPNVCYFALSPEDEAADAAAHIWQEGKRAPLLLVPYSALGDRVTKAFADRWAQLGGGTVLQQKFGSVNELKMNINGGTGIALTGSPVAASLPQQQPVTIGGLSIPAPPTDAQITAGTSGNVDAVYILATPSEIALIKPMIAMRAGSHSGATLYASSRSAQGGSGPDFRLEMEGLEFSDIPMLTGSNPALMQQALAAVNNDYSLARLYAMGVDAWSLANHFSQMRQVPGFQLSGNTGALSATQDCVINRKLTWLKYQQGQLVPAN, translated from the coding sequence ATGGTACCTTCAAAATTTTCCGGCTCTAAAGCCGCGCGTTGTCTGCCTGTCCTGCTGGCAGCCCTCTTTTTCGCAGGCTGCGGTACGCAGACGGCCGATCAGAGCACGGCGCATATGCAGGGCGAGGCCAAAGCGGATTCCGGCTTTTATCTGCACCAGATGGAACAAAGCCGTGATGATAGCAAGACCAACTGGCAATTACTCGCCATACGTGCACTACTCGGTGAAGGCAAACGCGAGCGCGCCATCACGCTCTACGGCGAGCTGCCGCAAAACCTGACGGACGCCCAGCGCCGCGAAGCGTCGCTGCTGGAAGCGCAAATCAAACTGGCGCAGCAGGATTATCAGGGCGCCGCCGCGCTGCTGGATAAAATCAACGCAGCCGATCTGAACGACGAGCAGAAAGCCCGTTACTGGCAGGCGAAGATTGACGCCAGCCAGGGCCGCCCGTCGCTTGAACTGCTGCGCGCGCTGATCGCGCAGGAGCCGCTGTTACAGGGCCCGTCGAAGCAGAAAAACATCGACGCCACCTGGCAGGCGCTCTCGCAGATGTCTGCGGATCAGGCAAAAGCGCTGGTTATCAACGCCGATGAAAACACGCTCCAGGGCTGGCTTGACCTCCAGCGCGTCTGGCTCGACAACCGCAACGATCCGAAAATGCTTCAGGCGGGCGTGAAAGACTGGCAGACGCGCTACCCGCAGAATCCGGGCGCGAAAATGCTGCCGTCGCAGCTCGCTAATCTGCAAAACTACAAGCCCGCTTCCGCCGATAAAATCGCGCTGCTGCTGCCGTTAAATGGCCAGGCGGCCGTGTTTGGCCGCGCCATTCAGCAGGGTTTTGAAGCGGCGAAAAACGCGGGCACCAGCCCTGTCGCGGCGCAGTCGTCAACGCCAGCGCCAGCGCCCGCACAGGCGGATAACGCCGCGCAGCCTACGGACAGCACCCAGCCTCAGCCGACCGATGGCGTGGCAAGCCCCGCCGCCGCGCCGGTCGACGATCTGGCCCCGCAGCCGGACGCGACGCAAAACACCCAGCCCGCACAGCAACCGGTTGATGCCCAGCCTGTCGCCACGGCACCGGCTAACCCTGCAGCGGAAATTAAAGTCTATGACACCAGCTCGCAGTCCATCATGCAGATCCTGGCGCAGGCGCAGCAGGATGGCGCAAGCCTGGTCGTCGGCCCGCTTCTGAAAGAGAGCGTGGACGGCGTACTGAAAAGCGGCACGCCGCTGAACGTACTGGCGCTTAACCAGCCGGAGACGGTGCAGAACCGCCCGAATGTCTGCTATTTCGCGCTGTCGCCGGAAGATGAAGCCGCTGACGCCGCTGCCCATATATGGCAGGAAGGCAAACGCGCGCCGCTACTGCTGGTGCCTTACAGCGCGCTCGGCGATCGCGTGACGAAAGCCTTCGCTGACCGCTGGGCGCAGCTTGGCGGCGGTACGGTGTTGCAGCAGAAATTCGGCTCCGTCAACGAGCTTAAAATGAACATTAACGGCGGCACCGGCATCGCGCTGACGGGCTCTCCTGTCGCGGCCAGCCTGCCGCAGCAGCAGCCTGTGACCATTGGCGGTCTCTCCATTCCGGCACCGCCGACCGACGCGCAGATCACCGCAGGCACCAGCGGCAATGTCGACGCTGTTTACATCCTCGCCACGCCGTCTGAAATTGCGCTGATCAAGCCAATGATCGCGATGCGCGCAGGCAGCCACAGCGGGGCGACGCTGTATGCCAGCTCGCGCAGCGCTCAGGGCGGCTCCGGCCCGGATTTCCGTCTCGAAATGGAAGGCCTGGAGTTCAGCGATATCCCGATGCTTACCGGCAGCAACCCGGCGCTGATGCAGCAGGCGCTCGCGGCGGTGAATAACGACTATTCGCTGGCGCGTCTGTATGCGATGGGCGTGGATGCCTGGTCGCTGGCGAACCATTTCTCCCAGATGCGTCAGGTGCCGGGCTTCCAGCTCAGCGGTAACACCGGCGCGCTTAGCGCAACACAGGACTGCGTCATTAACAGGAAGTTAACGTGGCTCAAATACCAGCAAGGACAGTTGGTTCCGGCCAACTAA
- a CDS encoding YraN family protein, whose translation MAQIPARTVGSGQLSRKETGAAWEAQARAFLERKGLRFIAANVHERGGEIDLIMDDRGVTVFVEVRYRRASLYGGAAASVTRSKQQKLLHTARLWLARHNGSFDTVDCRFDVLAFTGNETEWIANAFSLHA comes from the coding sequence GTGGCTCAAATACCAGCAAGGACAGTTGGTTCCGGCCAACTAAGCCGCAAAGAGACCGGTGCCGCCTGGGAAGCCCAGGCGCGCGCCTTTCTTGAGCGTAAGGGACTGCGCTTTATCGCCGCCAATGTGCATGAGCGCGGCGGCGAAATCGATCTCATCATGGATGACCGGGGCGTGACGGTGTTCGTCGAAGTGCGCTACCGCCGCGCCAGTCTGTATGGCGGCGCGGCCGCCAGCGTCACCCGCAGCAAACAACAAAAATTGTTACACACCGCCCGGTTGTGGCTCGCGCGCCACAATGGGAGCTTTGATACTGTGGATTGCCGGTTCGATGTGTTAGCCTTCACCGGCAATGAAACCGAGTGGATAGCGAACGCCTTTTCGCTCCACGCCTGA
- the diaA gene encoding DnaA initiator-associating protein DiaA translates to MLERIKVCFTESIQTQIAAAEALPDAISRAAMTLVQSLLNGNKILCCGNGTSGANAQHFAASMINRYETERPGLPAIALNTDNVVLTAITNDRLHDEVYAKQVRALGHAGDVLLAISTRGNSRDIVKAVEAAVTRDMTIVALTGYDGGELAGLLGPQDVEIRIPSHRSARIHEMHMLTVNCLCDLIDNTLFPHQDD, encoded by the coding sequence GTGCTAGAAAGAATCAAAGTCTGCTTTACGGAAAGCATTCAAACCCAGATTGCGGCGGCGGAAGCACTCCCGGATGCGATTTCACGTGCGGCCATGACCCTGGTTCAGTCTCTCCTTAACGGCAACAAAATCCTCTGCTGCGGCAACGGCACGTCCGGTGCTAACGCGCAGCATTTCGCGGCCAGCATGATCAATCGTTATGAAACCGAACGGCCCGGTTTACCTGCCATTGCACTAAATACCGATAATGTGGTCTTAACGGCGATAACCAACGACAGGCTGCATGACGAAGTGTATGCCAAACAGGTACGCGCGCTGGGCCACGCCGGGGATGTCCTGCTGGCGATCTCCACCCGTGGCAACAGCCGCGATATCGTGAAAGCGGTAGAAGCGGCCGTCACCCGCGATATGACTATCGTGGCGCTGACGGGCTACGACGGCGGCGAGCTGGCGGGCCTGCTGGGGCCGCAGGATGTGGAGATCCGTATTCCTTCCCATCGCAGCGCGCGCATTCACGAGATGCATATGCTGACGGTCAACTGCCTGTGTGATCTTATCGATAACACATTGTTTCCACACCAGGATGATTAA
- the dolP gene encoding division/outer membrane stress-associated lipid-binding lipoprotein — protein sequence MKAIKPLAVVMTALVLQGCVAAAVVGTAAVGTKAATDPRSVGTQVDDGTLELRVNTALGKDQQLKKEARINVTAYQGKVLLTGQSPNPELASRAKQIAMGVEGATEVFNEIRNGQPIGLGTASSDTWITTKVRSQLLGSDQVKSSNVKVTTENGEVFLLGLVTEREGRAAADTASRVSGVKHVTTAFTYIK from the coding sequence ATGAAGGCCATTAAACCCCTTGCGGTGGTGATGACCGCGCTAGTGCTACAGGGCTGCGTTGCGGCAGCCGTCGTCGGAACCGCGGCCGTCGGCACCAAGGCCGCCACCGATCCGCGCAGTGTGGGTACTCAGGTTGATGACGGGACGCTGGAGCTGCGCGTGAATACCGCGCTTGGCAAAGATCAACAGCTGAAGAAAGAAGCGCGGATTAACGTGACCGCCTATCAGGGCAAAGTGCTGCTGACTGGTCAGTCGCCGAACCCGGAACTGGCATCCCGCGCGAAACAAATCGCGATGGGCGTGGAAGGGGCGACGGAAGTGTTTAACGAGATCCGCAACGGTCAGCCGATTGGGTTGGGCACCGCGTCGTCGGATACCTGGATAACCACCAAAGTGCGCTCTCAGCTGCTTGGCAGCGATCAGGTGAAATCGTCTAACGTGAAGGTGACGACCGAGAACGGCGAAGTGTTCCTGCTGGGTCTGGTGACCGAGCGTGAAGGCCGCGCGGCAGCGGATACCGCAAGCCGCGTAAGCGGCGTGAAACACGTGACGACCGCGTTTACCTACATTAAGTAA
- a CDS encoding permease, with the protein MAGQSSSLAPKSPAWWKPALFFLVLFIGLWYVKWQPYYGKAFTAAQTHSIGNSILANAQDNPLRAALDYAAIYFLAVWKAAVLGVLLGSLIQVLIPRDWLVRTLGQPRFRGTLLGTLFSLPGMMCTCCAAPVAAGMRRQSVSMGGALAFWLGNPLLNPATLVFMGFVLGWEFTLIRVAVGLVMVIGIASLVQRFVADMPAPALPEAVQPAEAPQGSFMARWFRALWTLFWNTIPVYLLAVLVLGAARVWLFPHADGAVGNTLFWVLAMAIAGCLFVIPTAAEIPIVQTMMMAGMGVAPGLALLVTLPAVSLPSLIMLRKAFPAKALWLTGGMVMLAGAVTGALALVF; encoded by the coding sequence ATGGCTGGTCAGTCTTCATCTCTGGCGCCGAAATCCCCCGCATGGTGGAAACCCGCGCTGTTTTTTCTCGTCCTGTTTATTGGCCTGTGGTACGTCAAATGGCAGCCTTATTACGGCAAAGCCTTTACCGCGGCGCAAACGCACAGCATCGGCAATTCTATTCTCGCGAATGCGCAGGATAACCCGCTGCGCGCGGCACTCGATTACGCCGCTATCTATTTTCTCGCCGTCTGGAAAGCCGCCGTGCTCGGCGTGCTGCTGGGCTCGCTGATTCAGGTGCTTATCCCGCGCGACTGGCTGGTACGCACGCTGGGCCAGCCGCGTTTTCGCGGTACGCTGCTTGGCACGCTGTTTTCACTGCCGGGCATGATGTGTACCTGCTGCGCCGCGCCGGTTGCCGCCGGGATGCGCCGTCAGTCGGTGTCGATGGGCGGCGCGCTGGCGTTCTGGCTCGGCAACCCGCTGCTGAACCCGGCGACGCTGGTGTTTATGGGATTCGTGCTGGGCTGGGAATTTACGCTTATTCGCGTGGCGGTGGGCCTGGTGATGGTGATTGGCATCGCGTCGCTGGTGCAGCGGTTTGTGGCCGATATGCCAGCGCCTGCGCTGCCAGAGGCGGTTCAGCCCGCAGAAGCGCCGCAGGGCAGCTTTATGGCGCGCTGGTTCCGGGCGCTCTGGACGCTCTTCTGGAATACGATCCCGGTCTATTTGCTGGCGGTGTTGGTGCTGGGTGCCGCGCGCGTCTGGCTGTTCCCGCACGCCGATGGCGCAGTGGGCAATACGCTGTTCTGGGTGCTGGCGATGGCGATTGCCGGTTGTCTGTTCGTGATCCCGACCGCCGCGGAAATCCCGATTGTGCAGACGATGATGATGGCGGGCATGGGCGTTGCGCCGGGGCTGGCGCTGCTGGTGACGCTGCCGGCGGTAAGTCTGCCTTCGCTTATCATGCTGCGTAAGGCCTTCCCGGCGAAAGCGCTGTGGCTGACCGGCGGGATGGTCATGCTGGCGGGAGCGGTGACAGGCGCGCTGGCGCTGGTTTTTTAA
- a CDS encoding NAD(P)H-binding protein, producing MSRVLITGASGLVGSHLLRMLVDEPRVTSIIAPTRRPLRVPMHKVENPCDPQLSDVLTQLSAPLDIVFCCLGTTRREAGSKEAFILADYTLVVDTSLAGLRLGAKHVLVVSALGANPNSPFFYNRVKGEMETALKAQGWPRLTIARPSLLIGDREKRRAGESFMAPLFRLLPGKWKAIEAQTVAQAMVNAALSPAQEDVAVLDSAQLREIAAQTAR from the coding sequence ATGAGTCGAGTACTGATAACGGGCGCCAGCGGCCTCGTGGGCAGTCATCTGCTGCGGATGCTGGTTGATGAGCCGCGCGTGACGTCGATTATCGCGCCAACGCGCCGCCCGCTGCGCGTGCCGATGCATAAAGTGGAAAACCCGTGCGACCCGCAGCTCTCCGATGTGCTGACGCAGCTCAGCGCGCCGCTGGATATCGTTTTTTGCTGTCTTGGCACCACGCGGCGCGAGGCGGGCAGCAAAGAGGCGTTTATTCTGGCTGATTACACGCTGGTAGTGGACACCTCGCTCGCCGGGCTGCGCCTTGGCGCAAAGCATGTGCTGGTGGTCAGCGCGCTCGGCGCGAACCCCAATTCGCCGTTTTTCTATAACCGGGTGAAGGGCGAGATGGAAACGGCGCTGAAGGCGCAGGGCTGGCCGCGGCTGACGATCGCGCGCCCGTCGCTGCTCATCGGCGATCGCGAAAAGCGCCGCGCCGGGGAATCTTTTATGGCGCCGCTGTTTCGCCTGCTGCCAGGTAAGTGGAAAGCCATTGAGGCGCAGACCGTGGCGCAGGCCATGGTGAATGCGGCGCTGTCGCCTGCACAAGAAGATGTCGCGGTGCTTGATTCAGCGCAATTGCGCGAAATAGCCGCACAAACGGCGCGCTGA
- a CDS encoding type 1 glutamine amidotransferase domain-containing protein, translating into MSKKIAVLITDEFEDSEFTSPAAEYRKAGHEVITIEKEAGKTVTGKQGEAKVTIDKAIDEVSPADFDALLLPGGHSPDSLRGDDRFVTFTRDFVNTGKPVFAICHGPQLLISADVIRGRKLTAVKPIVIDVKNAGAEFHDQEVVVDKDQLVTSRTPEDLPAFNREALRLLGA; encoded by the coding sequence ATGAGCAAGAAGATTGCAGTCTTAATCACTGATGAGTTTGAAGATTCCGAATTCACATCCCCGGCGGCTGAGTACCGCAAAGCCGGACATGAAGTGATTACCATCGAGAAAGAAGCCGGGAAAACCGTCACCGGTAAACAGGGCGAAGCGAAAGTCACCATTGATAAGGCCATCGATGAGGTGAGCCCGGCAGACTTTGACGCCCTGCTGCTGCCTGGCGGTCATTCGCCGGACAGCCTGCGCGGTGACGACCGTTTTGTCACCTTTACCCGCGATTTCGTCAATACCGGCAAACCGGTGTTTGCCATCTGCCACGGGCCGCAGCTGTTAATCAGCGCCGATGTGATCCGCGGGCGTAAGCTTACCGCCGTTAAGCCTATCGTGATTGACGTGAAAAACGCCGGAGCGGAATTCCACGATCAGGAAGTGGTCGTCGATAAAGACCAACTGGTAACCAGCCGCACGCCGGAAGACTTGCCTGCGTTTAACCGCGAGGCGTTACGCCTGCTCGGCGCGTAA
- a CDS encoding YhbP family protein — protein MDALDAISKWLAKQHVVTYCVGNGEALWCANAFYLYDRERVAFYLLSDTESRHGKMAGKLAPVAGTVNGQTKTVALIRGVQFSGELRLVEEPESEALRECYNRRFPVARVMSSPLWEIRLDEIKFTDNTLGFGKKLVWLRAEQA, from the coding sequence ATGGACGCTCTCGACGCCATCAGCAAATGGCTCGCTAAACAGCATGTCGTCACGTATTGCGTCGGCAATGGAGAAGCGCTCTGGTGCGCGAACGCGTTTTACCTTTACGATCGTGAACGGGTGGCGTTTTATCTGTTAAGCGATACCGAAAGCCGACACGGCAAAATGGCAGGCAAACTGGCGCCTGTCGCGGGCACGGTTAACGGGCAGACCAAAACCGTAGCGCTTATCCGCGGCGTGCAGTTCTCGGGAGAATTACGGCTGGTGGAAGAGCCGGAAAGCGAGGCCTTGCGCGAGTGCTATAACCGCCGCTTTCCGGTGGCCAGGGTGATGTCCTCCCCGCTGTGGGAGATCCGTCTTGATGAGATCAAATTTACTGACAACACCCTGGGGTTTGGTAAAAAACTCGTCTGGTTACGCGCCGAGCAGGCGTAA
- a CDS encoding GIY-YIG nuclease family protein, with translation MEEWFLYLIRCPDNRLYTGITTDVARRFAQHQRGKGAKALRGKGELTLVFSAPAGNRSEALRAEYRIKQLTKRQKEQLVAGELAFEAMKSAPQTP, from the coding sequence ATGGAAGAATGGTTTCTTTATCTGATCCGCTGCCCCGATAACCGGCTTTATACCGGCATCACCACTGATGTCGCGCGCCGCTTCGCCCAGCATCAGCGCGGCAAGGGGGCCAAAGCGCTGCGCGGTAAAGGCGAGCTGACGCTGGTTTTCAGCGCGCCCGCCGGCAATCGCTCCGAGGCGCTGCGCGCCGAATACCGCATCAAGCAGCTGACGAAACGGCAGAAAGAGCAACTGGTCGCGGGAGAGCTGGCGTTTGAGGCGATGAAAAGCGCACCGCAAACGCCCTGA
- a CDS encoding GNAT family N-acetyltransferase — protein sequence MLIRVEIPIDAPGIDALLRRAFGRADEAELVHALREDGLLTLGLVATDDEGQVVGYVAFSPVTVAGEERQWLGLAPLAVDEEWRGQGIGRQLVYEGLDSLNEFGYAAVVTLGAPEFYNRLGFEPAARYDLHCRWPGAEAAFQVHRLADDALNGVHGPVDYHEHFNRF from the coding sequence ATGCTGATTCGTGTAGAAATCCCCATTGATGCGCCGGGCATCGACGCGTTACTTCGCCGGGCGTTCGGTCGCGCCGACGAGGCGGAGCTGGTGCACGCGCTCCGTGAAGACGGACTGCTGACGCTGGGGCTGGTCGCAACGGATGATGAAGGGCAGGTGGTCGGTTATGTCGCATTCAGCCCTGTCACCGTGGCGGGCGAAGAGCGTCAGTGGCTGGGACTTGCGCCGCTCGCGGTCGACGAAGAGTGGCGCGGGCAGGGGATTGGCCGTCAGCTCGTGTACGAAGGGCTCGATTCGCTTAATGAGTTCGGTTACGCGGCGGTCGTCACGCTGGGCGCGCCGGAGTTTTACAACCGCCTGGGCTTTGAGCCCGCCGCCCGTTACGATCTGCACTGCCGCTGGCCTGGCGCTGAAGCGGCGTTCCAAGTACACCGTCTCGCTGATGACGCCCTGAACGGCGTGCACGGCCCCGTGGACTACCACGAACATTTTAACCGTTTCTGA
- the ubiT gene encoding ubiquinone anaerobic biosynthesis accessory factor UbiT yields MLNNLRSCLVHLGPSLLKTPVALAPFALKRQVLEQLLGWQFRQALADDELAFLEGRWLGIEVRDIGLRWFTSVENDKLIVREQAEADVTFRADAADLLMIAARKQDPDTLFFQRRLVIEGDTELGLYVKNLMDAIELDAMPKPLRVMLLQLADFVEAGLAVSPLTKATSIGEPC; encoded by the coding sequence GTGTTGAATAATCTGCGTTCCTGTCTGGTACATCTTGGCCCTTCGCTTCTGAAAACGCCGGTGGCGCTCGCGCCGTTTGCGCTCAAGCGCCAGGTGCTGGAGCAACTGCTCGGCTGGCAATTCCGTCAGGCGCTGGCGGATGACGAACTGGCGTTTCTGGAAGGCCGCTGGCTTGGCATTGAGGTGCGCGATATTGGCCTGCGCTGGTTTACGTCGGTTGAGAATGACAAGCTCATTGTGCGCGAACAGGCCGAGGCTGATGTCACCTTCCGCGCGGACGCCGCCGATCTGCTGATGATCGCCGCGCGCAAGCAGGATCCCGATACGCTTTTCTTCCAGCGTCGTCTGGTGATTGAAGGCGATACTGAATTAGGGTTATATGTGAAGAATCTGATGGACGCCATTGAGCTCGACGCGATGCCAAAACCGCTGCGCGTCATGTTGCTGCAACTGGCGGACTTCGTTGAAGCGGGGCTTGCCGTCTCGCCGCTAACCAAAGCAACCTCCATAGGTGAACCATGCTGA